The Sulfurospirillum tamanense DNA segment GATGTGGTTAATTACTCATCTATGGCACTGGATTAAAGTGTATTCAGTTTTTAGAAATTTAATGATTGGCTTTGGTAAAATACTAATTATTAAACTTTGATTGACAAAGATATTATACGAAGGACGCCCATGAAAAATGTACTCATCATTAACGGACACCAATACTACCCCAACATCGCCGAAGGAAAGCTCACGCAGCTGTTCATTGACATGGCCGAAGCCTTTTTAAAAGAGAACGGTTTTAGCGTCAAACACGCCAAGGCGCAGAGTGATTACGACCCGCTTGAAGAGGTTGAGAAGTTTAAATGGGCGGATTATTTCATCATCCAATATCCTGTCTACTGGATGGGCGTGCCGTGGATGATGAAAAAATACATCGACGAAGTGTTTTCCGCGGGCGCTAACAACGGCATCTATGCTGGCGATGGACGTTCGCGCAGTGACGCAAGTAAGCGGTATGGAAGCGGAGGATTGATGCAAGATAAAAAGTACATGCTTTCTTTGACGTACAATTGCCCTGCTTCTGAGTTTAGCGACAAGGAGGGATTTTTTGACGGTTTGAGCCTCGATGAAGCCCATGTTGCAACCCACAAAACATGGCAGTTTTGTGGTGCCAAACCCCTGCAAACCTACGCGGTGCACGACATTTTCAAAGGCGATTTGAACATCGAGGCTGAAAAAGCGAAGTTTGTGGCTGTTTTGACCAAAAACTTTTTAGGATAACTGTTTCGTGTATAATACGTCCACGAAAACCAAAAAAGGATAAGTTGTGGCGTATTATGATTGGGTGTTGACGTTTCACATTATGGCCTTCATGTCGTGGATGGCGATGCTGTTTTACTTGCCCAGACTTTTTGTGTATCACGTCGAACACGCGGAAAATGAGGGCTTTAAAGAGGTCGCCAAAATCCAAGAATACAAACTCTACAAATACATCGGCTTGCCCGCATTTTGGGCTACGTTAGCCAGTGGCGTGACCATGCTCATCCTCGACCCACAGCTACTCTCAAGCGGCGGATGGCTGTACGCCAAGTTTACGGCCCTCATCGCGCTAACGTGGTATTCGTTTTCCCTAGAAACCTACCGCAAAGCTTTGGCTGATGGAACGTGTACTAAAAGCGGTAAGTTTTTCCGCGCCTACAACGAAGTCCCCACTTTTTTAGCCCTGCTCATCGTGGGCTACGTCATCTTCAAGACCTTCTCATGGGCCTTTACCCTCATCACCATCGGCATCTTCGCGGTCATCGCCGACTTGATTTTGGATGGGAAAGAGAAAAAGAAATAGGCTTACATGTAACGCCTAAAAAGTATTACTGGCGAGAAAAAACAAAGCCTTTAAAATAGTGTTCTATCAATGGCTCCAAAGGTTCTTTCTTTTCTCGCTTGGCTTGGACACTCTGTAAGGCCCGTTTTAAAAGGTATTTTTCCACGGGGTTTAGGCTCGAAAGTTTGGTAAAAAGTGGCATGGTCTCACGTAGAGAATGCAAAGGTTCATTGCGCATTTTTTCCAAAAAAAGGTACTCTATTTCTAGTACGGATTTGGTATCTTTAAAATTTAACTCCAGTAGCACAATCTGCTCTACCTCTTTACATGTAAAGCACGGCGTAAGGGTTTGCGCATAGTGAGACAAGACGACGAGGAGTTCTCGCAGTTGGTCATCATTGTCTGTGCGTAAAAGCTTATAAAGTCTTGGCTTGGTCTTTTTCCAGTTGTGTAAAGTAGCGCGAGTTACTTCATAATTTTCAACAACTTCTTTTATGCTCTTCATCAAATAGTTATCCTTCTTGATTTCAGAACATCCTAACTTCTAAATAATTAGCTATCCATTGTAGATATTATGTATTTTATTTCAAAATATTTTATGCTTACAAAAGTAAAAAGAAGATAAAATCATTTTTATCAAAATATTAGACAATTTATTTATAAACTAATACTTTTAGATAAATTATTTTATAACTGGATTTTCATGCTCTTCAATTCTTACGCTTTTATCTTCATCTTTTTACCCATTAGCTTCGGCATTTACTTTTACCTGAACCATTTACGCCTCACTACCGCTGCCAAGGGTTCTCTTGTGTTTGCCTCTTTATTTTTTTACAGTTGGTGGAACGTGCTGTATCTTCCGCTGCTTTTAGGTTCCATGTTGTTTAACTTTATCATCGGAAAAAGCTTGAGCGAAGCCAAGCGCGTGCGCCCTAAAATTCTGCTAATCATCGGTATCGTCGGCAATCTTGCCTTGCTGGGATATTTTAAATACGCTGATTTTTTCATTGCCAATGTCAATGTGCTTCTGGGTGAAGACGCACTGCCCATGCTCAATCTTGCCCTCCCGCTTGCTATTAGCTTTTTTACGTTTCAGCAGATTGCTTATTTGGTGGATTCCTACAAGGGCGAAACCAATGAGTATGATTTTCTAAATTACGCCGTCTTTGTTACTTTTTTTCCTCAGCTCATCGCGGGGCCCATTGTCCACCACAAAGAGATGATGCCTCAATTTGCAAGCCGCTGGAACAAAGTAAAAAACTACCGTAACATTGCCCTTGGGTTGTTTATCTTTTCGATGGGGCTATTTAAAAAAGTAGTCATTGCTGATACGTTTGCGGTTTGGGCGACTAACGGGTTTGACAAGGCAGAGGTCCTTACTTTTTTTGAAGCGTGGGCGACGAGTTTGAGCTACACCTTTCAACTCTATTTTGATTTTAGTGGCTACACCGACATGGCCATCGGGGCGGCTTTGTTGTTTAACATCAAACTCCCCATCAACTTCAACTCACCCTACAAAGCGCTCAATATCCAAGACTTTTGGCGACGTTGGCACATTACGCTCTCAAGGTTTTTAAGAGACTATGTGTATATCCCTTTAGGAGGGAGCCGAACAGGAAGTTTTCGCACCCATGCAAATCTGTTTGCCACTTTTTTGCTAGGGGGTCTGTGGCATGGGGCGGGCTGGACGTTTATCATCTGGGGAGCGTTGCATGGCTTGGCTATGGTTCTGCACCGCATTTGGAGTAAGCTTGGCATTGTGCTATGGAAGCCTTTGGCGTGGCTGGTGACGTTTATGTTTATCAATATGACATGGGTGTTTTTTAGGGCAACATCGTTTGAAGATGCGTGGAAAGTGCTAAAGGGGATGAGTGGGGCGAGTGGGGTGGTGTTACCTAATGTTCTAGCAAATAGGTTGTCTTTTTTAAAAAATCACGGTGTGGAGTTTGGTGGTTTTGTTGAGAATATCCAAGGAGACTTTTCTATTCCTTTTTGGATTTTAGGCGCGTTGGTTTTGGTACTTGGGTTTAAAAACACGAATGAAAAATTGGTGGCGTTTAATTTTAATCTTTGGTCGGCCATTTTTGTTGCTTTGACCTTTTCTTTTGGCATTTTGTCGCTTACGAAAGTGAGCGAATTTTTGTATTTTAATTTTTAGGATATTAAGATGAGTAGTAAAAAGTGGCTGAAATTATGGGTACTTATTTTTTCTATTTCTATTTTGTTAGTTGCATTATTTAATTATAAAATTGATTCACTAGGATTGGTTGCTAAAAAAGGTTACTTGGATTTAGCTGCAAAAGCCTTAGCGAATGGAAAAATAATTTCTGGTTTAAATAATTTTGACGAAAGGTTGTTTAGAAAAAAGATAATTGAAAATATCAATTATGAAATTGAATGGATTGCTATTGGCTCATCTCGAACAATGCAGTTAAGAAAAAGAATGTTTTTGAAAAAGGATGTCGGATTTCAAAATTATTCTGTAAGTGGGGCGTCACTTGAAGACTATATGGCCTTAATACAAGCACATTACAATAAATTTAACTCTTATCCCCAAAATATTATTTTAGGCATAGACCCATGGATTTTTAATAGGCATAATGGCCAGAACCGATTTTTAACCTTGGAAGACGAGTACAACCAATTTTTATCAATTCTGGGTCACGATAATAAAAAACAACATGAATCCACAAACAATTACAAAAAGCTTTTTTCAGTTGAATATTTTATTGAAAATTTAAAATTTGTTAAAAATAATTTTGATAGTGGTCTGAAAGGCTTTGAAATAGTAACATCAATAGATATAGATACCCAGTTGCGAGAGCCGGATGGCTCTATTCAATACCCACTCAAAAGTAGATTTCCTGATTCTAATGAAGTTAAAAAAAGTGCAATTCAATATACAAAAGGAAGTGTGTATTCGCTTGAAAGGTTTGATAGGATAAATAATAAAAAACTATTTAATCACTTTGTTAAATTTTTGCAGCAAAACAAGATTACTGTTTATTTTTATTTGCCACCCTACAATCCATACACATACGATATTCTAGTTGAAAAAAAGGAGTATCAAATCATAAATGAAGTAGAACTATTTTTGAGTAGCCTTGCTAATAAGTACAATATTAAAATTATTGGCTCTTATAATCCTCATAAATATGGTTTTACTAATGAAGATTTTTTTGATGGAATGCACTCACTAGATAGTGTATATATAATATTATTTAAAGATTTGATTGCTATATAATTTTTTTAAATAAGCGTCACCAAGCAAGTATTGTTCATGTAAAGCCTACCTACTGCTTAGGCCGTTGCAAAAGAATCTTGATGTAAATGAACACGGAGAGCGCCACAAAGTAGCTGATGATGCCAAGGCCTACGCGTGTTTGTGCGCTGGCGTCTTGGGACTGAGGATAAGGGGCGCGTGCTTCAAACAAACTTGGCAACCACTCCAGTCCTAAGACCATCATGGCGCTAATGCCAACAATCACCCAAAAGATTTTAAGATTTGGCATCGTATTCCTTTCGTGAAAGCCACGGCAAGATAAAAAACAAGCCCATTAGTACCGTAGAAAACCCCATGCCAAGCCACAATCCCGCAGGCGTAGTAGGAAGCTTGCCAAGGACGGTGAGTGCTACAAGGCACACCACGAGCGTCCAAAACCACCACCGAAAATAGGGCCGCTCATGGGCAGGAACACGGCGCGGGTTTTTGTCTAACAGAGGCAAAAAGATAAGCCCCGCATTGGCCACCACGAGGCACACCATGCCCACATATGCACCTTTAATCGGCCCAATATCAAAGAAAAAACTCTTCAAGGGTTGCAGCATCCACAAAAAATACCACTCAGGGTAGATGTGTGCGGGCGTGTCGGTGGGGTCGGCTGGCATCATATTTAGCGGGTCTAGGGCTAGATAAGGATGAAAAAAGACACAGTAAAAGAAAAACGCAAAAAACACAGAACACGCCAGTAGGGGTTTGAGTACGGCGTTAGAAAAAAACGGTTTAGCTTCTTTGGGCGGTAGCGCACTTTTGCTAAAGCGGGGTTCTTTGGTTACATGTAAGCCTTTGCGATTAAAGGAAAGTTTTGTGGTGGCGTGCCATTTGAAAAAGTCCGCATGAAAGAGCAAAATACCAATGATACAAAGGGGCATCACGATGATATGCACCACATAAAAGCGCAACAGCGTCACATCGCTGACCGCAAAATCACCCCGCACAAGGCGCATGATGTCTTCGCCCGCTCCTGGAATGTAGGCTAGCAGACTGGTGATGACTTGCGCCGCCCAGTAGCTCATCTGGCCCATAGGAAGCACGTAGCCTGTAAAGCCGATGATGACAAAGCACACGTACAGTGCCATGCCATTGTACCAGTAAATCCGCTTGCCGTGTTTGTAAAACCCAAGGTAAAGCATCCCTAAAAGGTGAATGTAGAGCAACCAAAAAAAGAGCGTCGAGCCCATGGCGTGGATCTTGCGCCACAGCCAGCCATAGGGAACTTCGTGCATGATGATGGTATTGACACTCTCAAAAGCAAGAGCGGCGTCTGGCTTGTAGTGCATGGCTAGAAAAATGCCTGAGATGACCATGAGGATAAACAGTGCTACCATGATGGTGCCCGTATAAAGCAAAAGGTTAAAGTTAGGAATGCGCCATTTCACCCGT contains these protein-coding regions:
- a CDS encoding NAD(P)H-dependent oxidoreductase, which produces MKNVLIINGHQYYPNIAEGKLTQLFIDMAEAFLKENGFSVKHAKAQSDYDPLEEVEKFKWADYFIIQYPVYWMGVPWMMKKYIDEVFSAGANNGIYAGDGRSRSDASKRYGSGGLMQDKKYMLSLTYNCPASEFSDKEGFFDGLSLDEAHVATHKTWQFCGAKPLQTYAVHDIFKGDLNIEAEKAKFVAVLTKNFLG
- a CDS encoding CopD family protein, whose protein sequence is MAYYDWVLTFHIMAFMSWMAMLFYLPRLFVYHVEHAENEGFKEVAKIQEYKLYKYIGLPAFWATLASGVTMLILDPQLLSSGGWLYAKFTALIALTWYSFSLETYRKALADGTCTKSGKFFRAYNEVPTFLALLIVGYVIFKTFSWAFTLITIGIFAVIADLILDGKEKKK
- a CDS encoding MBOAT family O-acyltransferase, which gives rise to MLFNSYAFIFIFLPISFGIYFYLNHLRLTTAAKGSLVFASLFFYSWWNVLYLPLLLGSMLFNFIIGKSLSEAKRVRPKILLIIGIVGNLALLGYFKYADFFIANVNVLLGEDALPMLNLALPLAISFFTFQQIAYLVDSYKGETNEYDFLNYAVFVTFFPQLIAGPIVHHKEMMPQFASRWNKVKNYRNIALGLFIFSMGLFKKVVIADTFAVWATNGFDKAEVLTFFEAWATSLSYTFQLYFDFSGYTDMAIGAALLFNIKLPINFNSPYKALNIQDFWRRWHITLSRFLRDYVYIPLGGSRTGSFRTHANLFATFLLGGLWHGAGWTFIIWGALHGLAMVLHRIWSKLGIVLWKPLAWLVTFMFINMTWVFFRATSFEDAWKVLKGMSGASGVVLPNVLANRLSFLKNHGVEFGGFVENIQGDFSIPFWILGALVLVLGFKNTNEKLVAFNFNLWSAIFVALTFSFGILSLTKVSEFLYFNF
- a CDS encoding cytochrome b, encoding MKWRIPNFNLLLYTGTIMVALFILMVISGIFLAMHYKPDAALAFESVNTIIMHEVPYGWLWRKIHAMGSTLFFWLLYIHLLGMLYLGFYKHGKRIYWYNGMALYVCFVIIGFTGYVLPMGQMSYWAAQVITSLLAYIPGAGEDIMRLVRGDFAVSDVTLLRFYVVHIIVMPLCIIGILLFHADFFKWHATTKLSFNRKGLHVTKEPRFSKSALPPKEAKPFFSNAVLKPLLACSVFFAFFFYCVFFHPYLALDPLNMMPADPTDTPAHIYPEWYFLWMLQPLKSFFFDIGPIKGAYVGMVCLVVANAGLIFLPLLDKNPRRVPAHERPYFRWWFWTLVVCLVALTVLGKLPTTPAGLWLGMGFSTVLMGLFFILPWLSRKEYDAKS